Proteins encoded within one genomic window of Lysinibacillus sphaericus:
- a CDS encoding LuxR C-terminal-related transcriptional regulator, which produces MSTTLVSSKLTIPLNTPDLIERKQLFDLLQNQTYKKVTVLRAPAGYGKTTVLSSWFKSKKATVAWLSLDAADNDPIRFWTYAVHAVAKAYQCPIDQVLAPLLHTQDLATLEFFINSFLEELHALAKPIQIVLDDYHVIDNPVIHQLMTQFIEYLPVEIHVYLTTRTTLALPIAKWRVKQWLQEFDADHLRFTFQETKQFFSCKQVTPLNQQFLQQMLDKTEGWVAGLLLTRLANEHQVDLYDHIAQPFISEFLWQEIIQNLPTTTQKFLIKTSLLHELEPAICDQLTKQSNSLELLESLEAKGLFIIRLQTKKPVFRYHHLFAEALQVELNKQYSVQQVQTIVQEVSHAIYNQGNYHSAIELALKYEQYNQAALWIAEHLVQLYASGQTTTFMRWLHQLRSAHYTVSYEMLVIGFLTSITTMDTKIATSLMEELELRQHVEQWMAQEEHAAMAYIYESAKAYAIVASGGNLQLVEEIMRNLLANGPAPSRWDNVPIPYNIFEYKISRTSIGSKGKLQLFEEGEAVSKLFRETTLQTANVTAFSYGVAAESLYERSFIEAAQKELEIAIALGHQHQDPGLYIPMYLLKAKIYAHQKQSNTARIMLSQVLEDVSEKHWQTSIQIMQAYCFIVEGDSQNAEMLLLATKTKQPFWQLVYARLLLLKDTPQDALPVIIQVKTKAQQDDQVATMIEATVLEVICQHRLGNTAIALDILHKVLQWAAKYYYVRTLADEKELLPLLEQYFQLESLAAKWNPYPDYYLHYLQSCTTNVVRHEVLTPREKEVFDLLAKGVTNREIANMLNLSAGTIRVYLSTIYQKLGVKSRSQAILLAKK; this is translated from the coding sequence AACTTATAAAAAAGTGACGGTTCTCCGTGCACCAGCAGGTTATGGGAAAACGACTGTTCTAAGTAGTTGGTTCAAATCTAAGAAGGCAACGGTGGCTTGGCTTTCACTTGATGCTGCTGATAATGATCCGATTCGTTTTTGGACGTACGCTGTGCATGCCGTTGCAAAAGCCTATCAATGCCCTATCGATCAAGTACTTGCACCGCTTTTACACACGCAAGACCTAGCTACACTGGAATTTTTTATCAATTCATTTTTAGAGGAGCTCCATGCTTTAGCAAAACCGATTCAAATTGTATTAGATGATTATCATGTAATCGATAATCCGGTAATTCATCAACTTATGACACAATTTATCGAGTACTTACCTGTAGAGATACACGTCTATCTAACGACTCGAACAACCCTAGCCCTCCCTATTGCTAAGTGGCGAGTGAAACAATGGCTACAAGAATTCGATGCGGATCATTTACGCTTTACGTTCCAAGAAACGAAGCAATTTTTTTCTTGCAAACAGGTAACACCACTCAATCAACAATTTTTACAACAAATGTTGGACAAAACGGAAGGATGGGTAGCGGGCCTATTATTAACACGCTTGGCAAATGAACACCAAGTTGACTTATACGATCATATCGCACAACCGTTTATTTCTGAATTTTTATGGCAAGAAATCATTCAAAACCTTCCGACAACAACGCAAAAATTTCTTATAAAGACCTCCCTACTGCACGAGCTAGAACCAGCGATATGTGACCAACTAACAAAGCAGTCAAATAGTCTTGAACTGTTGGAAAGTTTAGAAGCAAAAGGTCTATTTATTATTCGTCTCCAAACAAAAAAGCCTGTTTTTCGCTACCATCATTTGTTTGCCGAAGCTTTACAAGTAGAACTAAATAAACAGTATTCCGTGCAGCAAGTACAGACTATTGTCCAAGAAGTCTCACATGCTATTTACAATCAAGGAAATTATCATTCTGCCATTGAACTTGCACTTAAATATGAACAATATAATCAAGCTGCTTTATGGATTGCAGAACATCTTGTCCAGCTATACGCTTCTGGGCAAACGACAACATTCATGCGCTGGTTGCATCAACTTCGAAGTGCTCATTATACCGTTTCGTATGAAATGCTTGTTATCGGCTTTCTAACTTCTATAACAACAATGGACACAAAAATAGCTACTTCTCTAATGGAAGAGCTTGAACTGCGACAGCATGTAGAACAATGGATGGCGCAAGAAGAGCATGCTGCAATGGCTTATATATATGAAAGTGCAAAAGCGTATGCCATTGTCGCTTCCGGCGGAAATTTACAATTGGTAGAAGAGATTATGCGCAATTTGCTTGCGAATGGACCTGCTCCTTCTCGCTGGGATAATGTTCCGATTCCCTATAATATTTTTGAATATAAGATTTCACGTACAAGTATTGGCTCTAAAGGAAAACTGCAACTGTTTGAAGAAGGCGAAGCTGTTAGCAAACTTTTTCGAGAAACAACATTACAAACTGCAAATGTGACAGCATTTAGTTATGGGGTTGCTGCTGAATCTTTATATGAGCGAAGTTTTATAGAAGCAGCCCAAAAAGAGTTGGAAATCGCCATTGCATTAGGTCATCAACATCAAGACCCAGGTTTATATATCCCTATGTATTTACTTAAAGCGAAAATATACGCTCATCAGAAACAGTCAAATACAGCTCGTATCATGTTGTCTCAGGTGTTAGAAGATGTTTCGGAAAAACATTGGCAAACGTCGATTCAAATTATGCAAGCCTATTGTTTTATCGTCGAGGGAGATAGCCAAAACGCAGAGATGCTCTTACTAGCAACAAAAACAAAGCAACCATTTTGGCAGCTCGTTTATGCTCGTTTATTGTTATTAAAGGACACACCTCAGGATGCACTACCAGTAATCATTCAAGTTAAAACAAAGGCACAGCAAGATGATCAAGTTGCAACGATGATAGAAGCAACAGTACTAGAAGTTATTTGTCAGCATCGTTTAGGAAACACTGCTATTGCATTAGATATTTTACATAAAGTATTGCAATGGGCAGCTAAATACTACTATGTTCGGACATTGGCAGATGAAAAAGAGCTACTCCCCCTTCTGGAGCAATATTTTCAATTAGAATCATTGGCAGCTAAGTGGAATCCTTACCCAGACTATTATTTACATTATTTACAAAGCTGTACAACCAATGTAGTTCGTCATGAAGTGTTGACACCGCGTGAAAAAGAGGTATTTGATCTGTTAGCCAAGGGTGTAACCAATCGTGAAATTGCAAACATGCTAAATCTATCGGCTGGTACTATTCGCGTTTATTTATCTACTATTTATCAAAAACTAGGTGTAAAATCCCGTTCACAAGCTATTCTCCTTGCCAAAAAGTAA